In a genomic window of Candidatus Zixiibacteriota bacterium:
- a CDS encoding 23S rRNA (pseudouridine(1915)-N(3))-methyltransferase RlmH has protein sequence MFRIDILALGKNKDRWVDEAVTHYITLLKKFAKVNIIYIPDIKGAKNFNVQELRRAEAAAIEKKLHSDYSIALSDRGKALSSDEFARFLSKIMMRSGNSEFVIGGIYGLDSSVIEKCRATLSLSPMTFSHQLVRPILLEQLFRAYSILSGGKYHK, from the coding sequence ATGTTCCGAATCGATATACTCGCCCTGGGCAAGAACAAAGACCGCTGGGTCGATGAGGCAGTTACACATTATATCACCTTACTTAAGAAATTTGCCAAAGTAAATATTATTTATATACCGGACATAAAAGGGGCAAAGAATTTCAATGTGCAGGAACTGCGGCGGGCCGAAGCGGCCGCCATTGAAAAGAAACTACACTCAGACTATTCTATTGCCCTTTCGGATCGAGGGAAGGCTCTCAGTTCCGATGAATTCGCGCGTTTTCTGTCCAAAATAATGATGAGAAGCGGCAACAGCGAATTCGTCATCGGCGGAATTTATGGTCTGGACAGCTCTGTCATAGAGAAGTGCCGCGCGACACTTTCGCTATCCCCCATGACTTTTTCACATCAATTGGTTCGCCCGATATTGCTTGAGCAGCTTTTTCGCGCCTATTCGATTCTTTCCGGCGGAAAGTACCACAAATAG
- a CDS encoding secondary thiamine-phosphate synthase enzyme YjbQ — translation MQIVSHCREELIDITALLEAFVNKSNLVDGTVLIFVPHTTAAVTISENADPDVKRDILYKLNKEFPPSDGYRHGEGNSDAHIKSSLVGPSLQVIVSNKKLLLGAWQGIYFCEFDGPRTRKIYLKSVAG, via the coding sequence ATGCAAATTGTATCCCACTGCCGCGAAGAACTGATTGATATCACCGCCTTACTTGAGGCTTTTGTGAATAAAAGCAATCTTGTTGACGGCACTGTCTTGATCTTTGTTCCACACACTACCGCTGCCGTAACTATCAGTGAAAACGCCGATCCGGATGTCAAGCGTGATATCCTTTATAAATTGAATAAGGAGTTTCCTCCGTCGGATGGCTATCGGCATGGGGAGGGGAATTCCGATGCCCACATAAAATCCTCTCTGGTCGGTCCGTCGCTGCAAGTGATTGTATCCAACAAAAAACTCCTGCTGGGCGCCTGGCAGGGTATCTATTTCTGTGAATTCGACGGTCCGCGTACCAGGAAGATATATTTGAAATCTGTGGCCGGCTGA
- a CDS encoding T9SS type A sorting domain-containing protein: MIRLKLLVTVAVSLFVLSAALPSSLAHGGSLSPGLSLGVTGTPGEFKSEGSISPSSPAGTEVSMAMWPPKFFNFALYDTLYICPGETIYDTIVATSTVAGKIITITKISGPGDFSSVPSTSPAYGYYSYTPDSSGSFQVVYEAKDNGGLTARATKTYVIFINGAPAIATGDSSLYSCYPGEIYTYKVEANDPENDPLMFRLLTPFGSIDAPTGVISFSADTTGKYCFGIEVSDTCGTDMANICLTVAVNALPEINGFIKKYTLCALDTICFSIIANDPDPGDSLVITQLEGPGVFDMVDHVSGRTCFLPVDVDSADYIFIYGVTDNCLRGEHARAATPPFPLDTVIITVIVGPTLKLDCPGDTALFICRPDTICIPMGNIPDSAVVTVSPPSAWYNSGTKSLCFFTDCSVEKNLKIKASTICGTDSCQFTVRVTLNSAPLVILPPDTSLYICQSQDICLPVGISDANGNITGITVLPWGHYDSKTGKICFMPPSAGDHKIIVRAVDACGAVGIDSLNLHVTMNRPPVVESAPDFAVHQCAPAEICFPVNISDPNNPIKSVTVLPYGTYNPQTGNVCFMPGQSGIHSIVIAAVDSCGAVASDTTNVNVILNSAPVIKSISDSTVFLCRPETICFPLTISDADDNVVSITVDGGATYSNGYVCFDPIQSGFYRIVARVADSCGFVSVDTTVIDVIINFPPIVSSAEDYSITQCTDDPICFDVSINDIDGNLQTVSSNRGVYDPIMHRVCFTPNGPGIYQIIITASDSCYASGVDTTTVTVTSGPAPIITCPADTIRIEDCARVDSLCIDLAISGADTVMAENAVWNKGRLCFAVPQNPGIHNFGLKVIAANTCGRDTCIVPVHLELIDQPFIVVPDTVKATVCRGDTVCAALDISGADSVTISDGELFPDGHLCIAAAESGLKTVIVTAYNSCGRNEFNVVFDIALKPTPVISCPPEPIAISICRPGPVCIDLPIANYTEVSADGATWSDGKLCFNASGAGQYILNVRADNECGTDRCQVTVNVTEVGLPQISCPEGPVDVTFCEPKTICIDVPISNYDSITVDGGSWSNGQLCVEVATTGQLVYTIIAANRCGADTCQVQVNATRILAPEITCPIEPFDISLCRLDTVCVDLPIANARSVDAGNAIWKDGRLCFLPEAPGNQKITVVASNECGTDSCIVEVIVTVDPSAQLSCPADTIITLCKPETICRPVGVIPPNAAVTVSPIGTYSNGTVCFAPDTAGVYEISVRAQLPCGADSCRFKVRVLYDHAPIIVRKDTVIAACEPHRQFTYNVSASDFENDPITFGLISTPGSIDPTSGLITFMADTAGTFCFRVTASDYCRADTATVCVRVSLNAPPVVLTGPDTTLAECLAQEVCIPVSITDVDGNLMTVVSNLGSYSDGRVCFMPPSAGVYHIIVEAVDSCGTRDADTTIVTIQPAQPVELICPKDTSLLICEPDTICMSIGGIPEGASVTVTPASAWYDRANGTICFYTNCSVIKNLKVVVATNCAKDSCVFKANVTLNSRPLVLLPPDTTMFLCELGSVCVPAGISDVDDNIVSLVMTPGAYFNSVTGKICFAPTGEGDYNLAIRAIDACGAYGTDSMKVRVVLNRPPVLASPDEIKAPQCRPSEICFPITVSDPDNGLRMVTVSPSGRYDPKYKTVCFTPSAAGSFRLIITATDNCGQRAVDTTMVRVTLNTPPAVISAPDSTALLCGPGLVYYRVWISDPDSNLAQVTVSGGAIYSNGQVAFNASAVGTYSFVTTATDSCGAVSADTTKITVIMNRPPVVTLPRDSSITVCALGSICIPVTVTDPDNNIKTIQTNLGAYDSQTKKVCFTPSGAGIYQMIVTATDNCNLIASDTMNVTIRLGERADILCPTSPIEKFLCQPGQVCYDLTITPTNAVVTASYGTYSDGKLCFRADISGIYDIRVIASSECGADTCNLSFNVAIGQTAQVTCPADTSIFLCSADSIFRPVTVSPASAVVTVLPAGVYRNGVVGFRADTTGNYLLTLIARTDCGADTCQFRVHVTINGDPKVRAGNDTTYFQCVFSQICRPVTISDPDNNIQSVTVKPNGTYNSEKKEICFTPTGIGNYCLIVTAQDNCGKTGVDTVCISVTSGPSAQIQCATSPYSRSRCTPGQVCVPLSVTPSTAQVTVSYGAYANGQICFQADTAGTYHIRAIASAICGADTCDITVNVSFDEAANIICPDLPTSVSLCRPDSVRIPLPITPATANVTILPRGRYNFSTHLLSFFADTAGTYRLIVIASAPCGADTCIVRAIVSMETPPQVTCPGDIDTTVCVAETSEICFPVNVVGSGAIVSVLPSGHYSGGMACIPITAAGTYPVTVIASTLCGADTCKLNITVRDNRPPALTVPADQEVPGCNDELKEICIDGIFATDPDGDPVTITKTCGLGSFTAIRADSGKLCFTPLRVDTTYQFCFEANDGCRTITKSMNVSVFQSPLCGVCIDIAIKTDSCVVVGSIVPVNLEITTNDPIGGFDLLISYDASVMQFFTASKGFSIDGWEYFTYRLGNEGDCGSGCPSGLLRLVGIADVNNGPFHPPQDQLAPHGVLARLNFKVANDQNLGGQFLPLNFYWVDCGDNAFSDPSGNSLYLDSRIYNSSGDILWDEFNEALYPENHRINGLGAPDSCLKGGKTIPIRCIYFHNGGICVTHPDSIDARGDLNLNNVAYEIGDAVVFTNYFLYGLRAFTVSVNGQTAASDVNADGMVLTVADLVYLIRVITGDASPIPKLSPEAAAIDLFTRNNGSKLSISMHNGNPVGAGLLVFKYSGLTPSAVELGWAAGEMDLKYVINDSEIRVLLYSYDTGDKIDPGDGELLNIRYNGTGNIKLVETSFAGYYGENLVTRLVGDPVPKAFVLSQNYPNPFNPTTSIDMTIPVACRWQMTIFNVNGRVVKQMSGNAAAGTMTIIWDGKNDDGQPVTSGVYFYKIKAGDFCATKKMTLLK; encoded by the coding sequence ATGATTAGATTGAAACTGCTTGTGACGGTGGCGGTTTCATTGTTTGTTTTAAGTGCCGCTTTACCCTCTTCTCTGGCTCATGGAGGTTCGCTCTCACCTGGTCTATCCCTTGGCGTGACGGGGACCCCGGGCGAGTTTAAGTCCGAAGGCTCAATTTCGCCGAGTTCGCCAGCCGGGACTGAAGTCTCGATGGCAATGTGGCCCCCCAAATTCTTCAACTTCGCTCTTTATGATACTCTTTATATCTGCCCCGGCGAAACCATCTACGATACCATTGTGGCCACCAGTACTGTTGCCGGGAAAATCATCACAATAACCAAGATCTCGGGACCGGGCGATTTCTCCTCTGTACCTTCGACTTCACCGGCCTATGGATATTACAGTTACACTCCCGATTCCAGTGGAAGCTTTCAGGTCGTCTATGAGGCCAAAGATAACGGTGGCCTGACTGCCAGGGCCACAAAAACCTATGTTATCTTTATCAATGGCGCCCCTGCCATCGCCACTGGCGATAGTTCTCTTTATTCCTGTTATCCGGGTGAAATCTATACTTATAAGGTTGAAGCGAACGACCCTGAAAATGATCCTCTCATGTTTCGTCTTCTGACCCCTTTCGGCTCTATTGATGCCCCGACCGGGGTTATATCTTTTTCCGCGGATACTACGGGCAAATATTGTTTCGGGATTGAGGTTTCCGATACCTGCGGCACCGACATGGCAAATATCTGCCTGACCGTCGCGGTCAACGCTCTTCCGGAAATCAATGGCTTTATCAAGAAGTATACCCTCTGCGCGTTAGATACCATATGTTTTTCCATTATTGCCAATGATCCCGACCCGGGCGATTCGCTGGTCATTACTCAGCTTGAAGGCCCGGGCGTTTTCGATATGGTCGATCATGTCTCTGGGCGCACTTGTTTTCTGCCCGTCGATGTGGACTCGGCCGACTATATTTTTATCTATGGTGTGACCGATAATTGCCTGCGCGGGGAACACGCCAGAGCCGCCACGCCCCCGTTCCCGCTCGACACCGTGATTATCACGGTCATTGTCGGCCCGACCCTGAAGCTGGATTGTCCCGGCGATACCGCTCTTTTTATTTGCCGGCCGGATACTATCTGTATCCCGATGGGGAATATTCCGGATAGTGCCGTGGTGACAGTTTCACCCCCTTCGGCCTGGTATAATTCGGGAACGAAAAGTCTCTGTTTCTTTACCGATTGCTCGGTGGAGAAGAATTTGAAAATTAAGGCGTCGACCATATGCGGTACGGACAGCTGTCAGTTCACGGTCCGTGTGACCTTGAACTCCGCCCCGTTGGTCATTTTGCCGCCGGATACGTCCCTCTATATTTGCCAATCTCAGGATATCTGTCTCCCCGTCGGCATTTCCGACGCCAATGGAAATATTACCGGAATTACCGTTCTTCCGTGGGGACATTATGATTCGAAGACCGGCAAAATCTGTTTCATGCCCCCTTCAGCCGGCGATCATAAGATAATTGTCAGAGCGGTCGATGCCTGCGGTGCGGTTGGAATCGATTCTCTGAACCTCCATGTCACTATGAACAGGCCGCCCGTGGTGGAATCGGCGCCGGACTTTGCAGTCCACCAGTGTGCCCCGGCCGAAATCTGCTTCCCGGTCAATATTTCCGATCCTAATAATCCAATCAAATCGGTGACCGTATTGCCTTACGGGACTTATAATCCGCAGACCGGCAATGTTTGTTTTATGCCCGGCCAGAGCGGAATACATTCAATCGTGATTGCGGCGGTCGATTCCTGCGGCGCCGTGGCCAGCGACACCACAAATGTGAATGTCATCCTCAATTCGGCGCCGGTGATTAAATCAATATCGGATAGCACCGTCTTTCTCTGCCGCCCCGAAACGATTTGCTTCCCCCTTACGATTAGCGATGCTGATGACAATGTTGTCTCGATCACCGTCGACGGCGGGGCGACCTACTCAAATGGATATGTCTGTTTTGACCCGATTCAATCTGGATTTTATCGTATAGTCGCCAGAGTTGCCGATTCATGCGGTTTTGTCAGTGTCGACACGACCGTTATAGATGTGATAATAAATTTTCCGCCCATTGTCTCTTCAGCGGAAGATTATTCCATTACCCAATGCACCGATGATCCAATCTGCTTTGATGTTTCTATCAATGATATCGATGGAAATCTGCAGACGGTTTCTTCCAATCGGGGCGTCTATGATCCGATAATGCATCGGGTATGTTTCACACCGAACGGACCCGGCATATACCAAATTATTATCACGGCATCGGATTCATGTTACGCCTCAGGCGTTGATACGACAACGGTGACTGTCACCAGCGGACCGGCGCCGATAATAACCTGTCCGGCCGATACGATCAGAATCGAAGACTGCGCCCGAGTAGACTCGCTTTGCATCGACTTAGCCATCTCGGGAGCGGATACGGTAATGGCCGAGAACGCCGTCTGGAATAAGGGCCGGCTCTGTTTTGCCGTCCCCCAGAATCCGGGCATTCATAATTTTGGTCTGAAAGTCATTGCCGCCAACACCTGCGGGCGGGATACCTGTATCGTTCCGGTACATCTGGAATTGATCGATCAGCCATTTATTGTTGTTCCCGACACCGTTAAAGCTACTGTCTGCCGGGGCGACACGGTCTGCGCCGCGCTTGATATCAGCGGCGCTGACTCCGTCACAATCAGTGACGGTGAGCTTTTCCCTGACGGCCACTTATGCATTGCCGCTGCCGAGAGCGGCTTAAAGACTGTAATCGTAACCGCATATAACAGCTGCGGCAGAAATGAATTCAATGTTGTTTTCGATATAGCTCTTAAACCGACGCCTGTGATTAGCTGCCCGCCGGAACCGATTGCCATATCGATCTGCCGTCCGGGGCCGGTCTGTATCGACCTGCCGATTGCCAATTATACGGAAGTCAGCGCTGACGGCGCGACCTGGTCTGATGGGAAGCTCTGCTTCAATGCATCCGGGGCCGGTCAGTATATCCTTAATGTAAGAGCTGACAATGAATGCGGCACCGATAGATGCCAGGTGACGGTCAATGTCACTGAGGTTGGTCTGCCGCAAATCTCCTGTCCGGAAGGTCCGGTCGATGTTACCTTCTGCGAGCCAAAGACAATTTGCATCGATGTTCCCATAAGCAATTATGATAGTATTACCGTCGACGGCGGCAGCTGGTCGAACGGCCAGCTATGTGTCGAAGTCGCGACGACAGGACAATTGGTATATACTATTATAGCGGCCAATCGTTGCGGCGCCGATACCTGCCAGGTGCAGGTAAACGCCACCCGCATTCTTGCCCCTGAAATAACCTGTCCCATTGAACCCTTTGATATTTCCCTCTGCCGTCTGGATACGGTCTGCGTCGACTTGCCGATAGCAAATGCGCGCAGCGTGGACGCGGGTAATGCCATTTGGAAAGATGGCAGGCTGTGCTTCCTGCCGGAGGCACCGGGTAATCAGAAGATTACGGTGGTGGCGTCCAACGAGTGCGGCACCGACTCTTGCATTGTAGAAGTGATTGTAACGGTTGACCCGTCAGCGCAATTGAGCTGCCCTGCGGACACGATTATCACACTCTGTAAACCAGAGACAATTTGCCGCCCGGTGGGTGTTATCCCGCCAAATGCCGCGGTAACCGTCTCACCGATTGGAACATATAGCAATGGCACGGTTTGTTTCGCGCCGGATACGGCCGGTGTTTATGAAATATCAGTTCGCGCGCAATTGCCGTGCGGCGCCGACTCCTGCCGATTCAAAGTCAGAGTCCTCTACGACCATGCGCCTATTATTGTCAGAAAAGATACGGTCATAGCTGCCTGTGAACCGCATCGCCAGTTCACATATAATGTTAGCGCCTCCGATTTCGAAAATGATCCCATTACCTTCGGCCTTATTTCAACTCCGGGCAGTATTGATCCTACCAGCGGCCTGATTACTTTCATGGCCGATACTGCGGGAACCTTCTGTTTCCGGGTCACCGCTTCCGATTATTGTCGGGCCGATACCGCGACAGTCTGTGTTCGTGTCAGTTTGAATGCTCCGCCTGTGGTGCTCACCGGTCCGGATACGACCCTTGCCGAGTGTCTGGCTCAGGAAGTCTGTATCCCTGTCTCTATTACCGATGTTGACGGGAATCTGATGACAGTAGTGAGCAATCTCGGTTCTTATTCCGATGGCCGGGTCTGCTTCATGCCCCCGTCAGCCGGAGTTTATCATATTATTGTGGAGGCGGTCGATTCTTGCGGCACGCGTGATGCCGATACGACCATTGTCACGATTCAGCCGGCTCAGCCGGTTGAACTGATCTGTCCGAAGGACACTTCACTATTAATTTGTGAACCGGATACGATTTGCATGTCGATCGGAGGTATTCCGGAAGGGGCATCGGTGACGGTCACGCCGGCCTCGGCCTGGTACGACCGTGCCAACGGTACGATATGTTTCTATACCAATTGCTCGGTAATCAAGAACCTCAAAGTGGTGGTTGCGACCAACTGTGCCAAGGATAGCTGTGTCTTTAAAGCCAATGTGACCTTGAACAGCCGGCCGCTGGTTCTGTTGCCGCCCGATACCACTATGTTCCTCTGTGAGCTCGGCTCTGTTTGTGTCCCGGCCGGGATTTCGGATGTAGATGATAATATCGTCAGCCTGGTTATGACTCCGGGCGCCTACTTCAATTCGGTGACCGGTAAGATCTGCTTTGCTCCGACCGGTGAGGGGGACTATAACCTGGCCATAAGGGCCATAGATGCCTGCGGTGCTTATGGAACCGACTCCATGAAAGTCCGCGTTGTACTTAATCGCCCGCCGGTGCTGGCATCGCCTGATGAAATCAAGGCCCCGCAGTGCCGCCCTTCCGAAATCTGTTTCCCGATTACGGTGTCCGACCCTGATAACGGACTCAGAATGGTGACAGTTTCGCCGAGTGGTCGCTATGATCCAAAATATAAAACGGTATGTTTCACTCCGTCTGCGGCCGGTAGTTTCCGGTTGATAATCACCGCGACCGATAATTGCGGACAGAGAGCGGTTGATACGACCATGGTTCGTGTCACCCTCAATACCCCGCCGGCAGTGATTTCCGCGCCTGATAGCACGGCTCTTCTTTGCGGACCGGGGCTGGTCTATTACCGGGTATGGATTTCCGATCCTGACAGCAATCTCGCGCAGGTGACAGTCAGCGGTGGCGCCATATACTCCAACGGACAGGTTGCATTCAATGCTTCGGCAGTCGGCACTTACTCGTTTGTAACAACTGCAACTGATTCATGCGGTGCCGTCTCGGCCGATACTACAAAAATAACGGTAATAATGAACCGACCGCCGGTGGTAACCCTGCCGCGCGATTCTTCCATAACGGTATGCGCTCTTGGATCCATATGCATTCCAGTCACTGTGACCGATCCGGATAATAACATTAAGACGATTCAAACGAATCTTGGCGCTTACGACAGTCAGACCAAGAAGGTTTGTTTCACGCCCTCCGGTGCAGGAATATATCAGATGATTGTCACCGCCACCGACAACTGCAACTTGATTGCCTCCGACACGATGAACGTTACGATCCGGTTAGGGGAGAGAGCCGACATTCTCTGTCCCACCAGCCCGATTGAGAAATTCCTTTGCCAGCCTGGCCAGGTTTGCTACGACCTTACCATCACTCCGACCAATGCCGTGGTAACAGCATCATATGGCACCTATTCGGACGGAAAGCTCTGTTTCCGGGCTGATATATCAGGAATATATGACATAAGAGTTATTGCCTCATCCGAATGCGGCGCCGATACCTGTAATCTTTCCTTCAATGTCGCCATCGGTCAGACCGCCCAGGTAACCTGTCCGGCTGATACATCCATATTTCTCTGCTCTGCGGATTCGATCTTCCGACCGGTGACGGTGAGCCCGGCCTCCGCCGTGGTGACGGTACTTCCGGCCGGCGTATACCGCAACGGAGTTGTCGGCTTCCGCGCCGACACCACCGGCAATTACCTGTTGACGTTGATTGCCCGTACCGACTGTGGTGCCGATACTTGCCAGTTCAGAGTTCATGTGACCATAAATGGCGACCCCAAGGTCAGGGCCGGCAACGATACCACCTATTTCCAGTGCGTCTTCAGTCAGATCTGCCGCCCCGTGACCATATCCGACCCGGACAATAATATTCAATCGGTGACAGTCAAGCCGAACGGCACATATAATAGCGAGAAGAAGGAAATCTGTTTCACTCCGACAGGTATAGGCAATTATTGCCTGATCGTTACGGCGCAGGATAATTGCGGCAAGACCGGCGTTGACACGGTATGCATTTCGGTTACCAGTGGTCCTTCAGCCCAGATTCAGTGTGCTACCTCTCCCTACAGCCGCAGCCGCTGCACTCCCGGTCAGGTTTGCGTCCCGCTTAGCGTGACTCCTTCGACGGCGCAGGTGACTGTCTCCTATGGTGCATATGCTAATGGTCAAATCTGCTTCCAGGCGGATACGGCCGGCACTTATCATATCCGGGCGATCGCCTCCGCCATCTGCGGTGCGGACACTTGCGATATAACAGTTAACGTCAGCTTCGATGAAGCCGCCAACATTATCTGCCCCGATTTGCCGACTTCCGTTTCGCTGTGCCGCCCTGACTCGGTACGCATTCCTCTGCCGATAACGCCCGCGACTGCCAATGTTACCATTCTTCCGAGAGGGCGCTATAATTTCTCCACTCATCTGTTATCTTTCTTTGCCGATACGGCCGGTACATATCGCCTGATAGTTATCGCTTCTGCTCCATGCGGCGCCGATACCTGTATTGTTCGGGCTATTGTCTCCATGGAAACACCTCCGCAGGTCACCTGCCCGGGTGATATTGATACTACCGTCTGTGTCGCCGAAACCTCAGAAATATGTTTCCCTGTTAACGTCGTTGGCTCGGGCGCGATCGTCAGTGTGTTGCCGTCCGGACATTACAGCGGCGGCATGGCCTGTATACCGATCACGGCTGCGGGCACTTATCCAGTAACTGTTATAGCTTCCACCCTCTGCGGCGCCGATACCTGCAAGTTAAATATTACCGTCCGCGATAACCGGCCCCCGGCGCTTACAGTTCCGGCCGATCAGGAAGTTCCGGGATGCAATGACGAATTGAAGGAAATCTGCATTGATGGTATTTTTGCCACCGACCCCGATGGCGATCCGGTGACCATAACCAAAACTTGCGGACTTGGATCCTTCACGGCGATCCGTGCCGACAGCGGGAAACTCTGCTTCACGCCGTTGCGGGTCGATACAACTTATCAATTCTGTTTCGAAGCTAATGACGGATGCCGAACCATCACCAAATCAATGAATGTGAGCGTCTTTCAATCGCCCCTGTGCGGCGTCTGTATCGATATTGCCATCAAGACCGACTCGTGTGTTGTGGTGGGTTCCATTGTGCCGGTGAATCTTGAAATTACCACCAATGATCCCATCGGCGGCTTTGATCTGCTGATCAGTTATGATGCATCAGTGATGCAGTTCTTCACGGCTTCCAAGGGATTTTCGATAGACGGCTGGGAGTATTTCACTTATCGCCTGGGAAATGAAGGTGATTGCGGGTCAGGCTGCCCCTCCGGTTTATTGCGGCTGGTCGGCATTGCCGATGTCAACAATGGGCCGTTCCATCCGCCTCAGGACCAGTTGGCTCCCCACGGCGTCCTGGCACGACTCAATTTTAAGGTTGCCAATGACCAGAATCTGGGCGGCCAGTTCCTTCCCCTGAATTTCTACTGGGTCGACTGCGGCGACAATGCCTTCAGTGACCCGAGCGGTAATTCTCTTTACCTGGATTCCCGGATATATAATAGTTCCGGCGACATCTTATGGGATGAGTTTAATGAAGCTCTTTATCCGGAAAACCATCGTATCAACGGTCTGGGTGCGCCTGATTCATGTCTCAAGGGAGGCAAGACCATCCCTATTCGCTGTATCTACTTCCATAACGGTGGTATCTGCGTCACGCATCCCGATTCTATAGATGCGCGCGGGGATCTCAACCTCAATAATGTTGCGTATGAAATTGGTGATGCGGTTGTTTTCACCAACTACTTCCTGTATGGCCTGAGAGCTTTCACAGTCTCGGTGAACGGCCAGACGGCTGCTTCCGACGTCAATGCCGACGGTATGGTTCTGACTGTCGCCGACCTGGTATATCTTATCCGTGTGATCACCGGCGATGCCTCACCGATACCCAAGCTCTCGCCCGAAGCCGCCGCCATTGACTTGTTCACACGAAATAACGGCAGCAAGCTGAGTATATCGATGCATAACGGCAATCCTGTCGGCGCCGGGCTTCTGGTCTTCAAATATAGCGGTCTTACCCCGAGCGCCGTGGAGCTTGGCTGGGCAGCAGGGGAGATGGATCTGAAATATGTCATTAATGATTCCGAAATAAGAGTTCTGCTCTATAGCTATGATACCGGAGATAAGATTGACCCCGGTGACGGCGAATTGTTGAACATCAGATACAACGGCACCGGTAATATCAAGCTGGTCGAGACATCTTTCGCCGGCTATTACGGTGAGAATCTGGTGACCAGATTGGTTGGCGATCCGGTACCCAAAGCTTTCGTTTTGTCTCAGAATTACCCCAATCCGTTCAACCCGACAACGTCGATTGACATGACCATACCTGTCGCCTGCCGGTGGCAGATGACGATCTTCAATGTCAACGGACGGGTTGTGAAACAGATGAGCGGTAATGCGGCTGCGGGTACGATGACTATTATCTGGGATGGCAAGAATGATGACGGCCAGCCGGTGACATCGGGAGTTTACTTCTACAAGATTAAAGCCGGTGATTTTTGCGCTACGAAGAAAATGACCCTGCTTAAATAA